A portion of the Cellulophaga algicola DSM 14237 genome contains these proteins:
- a CDS encoding glycoside hydrolase family 43 protein, which yields MSYITNPILKGFNPDPSICRVGDDYYIATSTFEWFPGVQIHHSKDLKNWEVIAHPLDRISQLEMKGVPDSCGVWAPCLSYHNGLFYLVYTNVKSFDGVWKDTPNYVVTSADILGEWSEPAYLNSSGFDGSFFHDGAKTWFITMLVDHRKGKFFGGIELQEFHLEQRKLIGEVFYLTEGTEIGLSEGPHLYKRNGYYYLLLAEGGTEYGHAATVMRSKSITGPYEANTNNPILTTRNYPGHALQKAGHASMVATAHGDWYIVFLVGRPLTKLGPCILGRETAIEELVWKEDWPVLKIETSLPRLVIPTPNLPEFSLKKTELRANFETEELSLDFQSLRVPKTPDWFSLTERKGYVRLKGKESLSSTHTQALIARRLQHFNAEVQTRIEFEPENFQQLAGLIVYYNTGHYHYLYISMEEGEKVVSVLTSDNFEIIEQKQRLTIPSGIPIVLRAVIAHDALQFSFSTNEIDFQPIGAVLDMSILSDDYVREGSERYRPAFTGCFVGMCCQDLKTNNKQADFDWFEYKPLEDHE from the coding sequence ATGAGCTATATTACCAATCCTATTCTTAAAGGTTTTAATCCAGATCCGTCCATTTGTCGTGTAGGCGATGATTATTACATCGCTACATCTACTTTTGAATGGTTCCCAGGAGTGCAGATTCACCATTCAAAAGATTTAAAAAATTGGGAGGTAATAGCACATCCCTTAGATCGTATTTCACAATTAGAGATGAAAGGGGTTCCTGATTCTTGTGGCGTTTGGGCGCCTTGCTTGTCGTACCATAATGGTTTGTTTTATTTGGTATATACCAATGTAAAATCTTTTGATGGTGTCTGGAAAGATACCCCCAATTATGTGGTGACCAGTGCAGATATTTTAGGAGAATGGAGTGAGCCTGCGTATTTAAATTCTTCGGGTTTTGATGGTTCTTTTTTTCATGATGGCGCTAAAACATGGTTTATCACTATGTTGGTAGATCATAGGAAAGGCAAATTTTTTGGCGGTATTGAACTGCAAGAATTTCATTTAGAACAAAGAAAATTAATAGGAGAAGTTTTTTACCTTACCGAAGGTACCGAGATAGGCTTGTCGGAAGGGCCGCATCTCTATAAACGTAATGGATATTATTACCTGCTGTTGGCAGAAGGAGGTACGGAATATGGTCATGCGGCTACAGTAATGCGCTCTAAAAGTATCACAGGCCCCTATGAGGCCAATACAAATAACCCAATACTAACTACAAGAAATTATCCAGGCCATGCGTTGCAAAAAGCAGGTCATGCTTCTATGGTCGCAACAGCTCATGGAGATTGGTACATTGTTTTTCTTGTGGGTAGGCCCTTAACAAAATTAGGTCCTTGTATTCTAGGAAGAGAAACTGCTATCGAAGAATTGGTATGGAAAGAGGATTGGCCTGTTTTAAAAATAGAAACCAGTCTTCCTAGGCTTGTAATTCCTACTCCAAACCTTCCAGAATTTAGCCTAAAAAAAACGGAGCTAAGAGCTAATTTTGAAACTGAAGAATTGAGTCTTGATTTTCAGTCCTTGCGGGTACCCAAGACTCCAGATTGGTTTTCCTTAACAGAACGGAAAGGGTATGTACGACTTAAAGGAAAAGAATCTTTAAGCTCTACTCATACCCAAGCTTTGATCGCTAGGAGACTTCAGCATTTTAATGCAGAAGTACAGACAAGAATAGAATTTGAACCTGAAAATTTTCAGCAATTAGCAGGTCTCATCGTGTATTACAATACAGGACATTACCACTACCTATATATTTCTATGGAGGAAGGAGAAAAAGTAGTATCCGTACTTACTTCTGATAACTTTGAAATTATAGAGCAAAAACAACGCCTCACTATTCCTAGCGGAATTCCTATAGTATTGAGAGCGGTAATAGCTCATGATGCGCTTCAATTTAGTTTTAGTACTAATGAAATAGATTTTCAACCTATAGGAGCGGTATTGGATATGAGCATTCTGTCCGATGATTATGTGCGGGAAGGAAGTGAGCGCTACAGACCTGCATTTACAGGATGTTTTGTAGGGATGTGTTGTCAAGATTTGAAAACAAATAATAAACAAGCAGACTTTGATTGGTTTGAATACAAACCTTTAGAAGACCACGAATAG